From Pararge aegeria chromosome 9, ilParAegt1.1, whole genome shotgun sequence, the proteins below share one genomic window:
- the LOC120626541 gene encoding uncharacterized protein LOC120626541, with translation MFLCGKCNNDTEEAIQCCVCKKFFDYPCSGITEIGYRKLGDRQATWKCATCKHVQGAKKQPGSPVPSPTSLSMDTVMAELTKLSLQLQPLPELFKDIHCIKSDMAALSTSTQELISRIDRLEKRIDNIESVSDAMPELRVAISQLQEQIDEQDQWLRYNNIEIKGVPVKHNENLFDVLSKIGTKITFPVSKNNINFIARVQSRNPSENKIKPIIVSFINRYLKEDFVAAGKALKTLITSDIGIPGNTRIFINDHLTVKNKQLLSKTKLLAKEKNYRFVWVKHSKLFVRKNETSPVLSIKAEKDLTKVK, from the coding sequence atgtttttatgtggAAAATGTAACAATGATACAGAGGAGGCTATTCAATGTTGTGTCTGCAAGAAGTTTTTTGACTATCCTTGCTCAGGAATAACTGAAATAGGCTACCGCAAGCTGGGTGATCGACAAGCTACTTGGAAATGTGCGACATGCAAACATGTTCAAGGTGCGAAAAAACAGCCGGGTTCGCCAGTTCCTTCCCCGACATCTCTGTCAATGGATACTGTCATGGCGGAGCTCACTAAGCTGTCACTCCAGTTGCAGCCCCTTCCAGAACTTTTCAAGGATATTCATTGCATTAAATCGGATATGGCTGCACTTTCGACTTCCACTCAGGAATTGATCAGTAGAATCGATAGACTGGAAAAAAGGATTGATAATATTGAGTCTGTAAGTGACGCCATGCCTGAGTTGAGGGTTGCCATATCTCAACTTCAAGAGCAGATAGATGAGCAGGATCAGTGGCttcgatataataatattgagatAAAAGGTGTACCTGTAAAGCACAATGAAAACCTTTTCGATGTTTTGTCTAAAATAGGAACAAAGATAACCTTCCCTGTttctaaaaacaatataaacttcatCGCGCGTGTGCAGTCCCGAAATCCTTCTGAGAACAAAATCAAGCCTATAATTGTGTCTTTTATTAATAGATATCTTAAAGAAGATTTCGTAGCTGCTGGAAAGGCATTGAAGACACTCATAACATCTGATATCGGCATCCCAGGCAATACTAGAATCTTCATTAATGATCACCTGACGGTCAAAAATAAACAGCTGTTATCTAAAACGAAACTCCTTGCTAAGGAGAAAAATTACCGTTTTGTTTGGGTGAAGCACTCCAAactatttgtaagaaaaaacgAAACGTCCCCCGTCTTAAGTATCAAAGCAGAGAAAGATTTgacgaaagtaaaataa